One part of the Mariniblastus fucicola genome encodes these proteins:
- a CDS encoding thioredoxin family protein has protein sequence MKRNRILVIALSAIFSLAPLSVSTHAQEIVQFHSSIEDARDSLGPDESAKPIVLYFGASWCAPCQKMRTVTLEFIKNDENAGAYQWVKYDIDDSPEMASNFGIVSVPTIVVLDSLENPVGKTGGFMTAENLLEFVSNSINNPTPIPPTIDELAEGIAEANDSELNDAVDLLIREMADPRRADRQRMLSIVKEHKQRIQPRLIDWLEDNELRSRAAAGLAISAVINFKSDFDPFADPATRKVQIDKIQKSLLDAD, from the coding sequence GTGAAACGCAATCGAATACTCGTTATCGCCCTGAGCGCAATTTTCAGTTTGGCACCACTTTCGGTATCAACTCATGCACAGGAGATAGTTCAGTTTCATTCGTCGATTGAGGACGCACGAGATTCGCTTGGACCGGATGAATCCGCCAAACCGATCGTGTTGTATTTCGGCGCAAGTTGGTGTGCGCCCTGCCAAAAAATGAGGACCGTTACGCTCGAATTCATCAAGAATGACGAAAACGCCGGAGCCTACCAATGGGTAAAGTACGACATCGACGATTCGCCCGAAATGGCTTCCAATTTTGGAATTGTTTCGGTACCAACAATTGTCGTTTTGGACTCCCTTGAAAATCCGGTTGGCAAAACTGGTGGATTTATGACAGCCGAGAACCTGCTCGAGTTCGTCAGCAACTCAATTAACAACCCGACTCCGATTCCCCCCACGATTGACGAACTGGCTGAGGGAATTGCCGAAGCAAACGATTCTGAACTGAACGACGCCGTGGACCTGTTGATCAGGGAAATGGCGGATCCCCGTCGGGCGGACAGACAGCGAATGTTGTCGATCGTGAAGGAGCACAAACAGAGAATTCAGCCACGTTTGATCGATTGGCTGGAAGATAATGAGTTGAGATCGCGTGCTGCAGCCGGTTTGGCAATTTCGGCCGTCATCAATTTCAAGTCAGACTTCGATCCGTTCGCCGATCCAGCGACTCGAAAAGTTCAGATCGACAAGATTCAGAAATCGTTGCTCGACGCTGATTGA
- a CDS encoding DUF4159 domain-containing protein, giving the protein MIEYLHFHKRRSTVLLALLTALSVCCNGDALAQTTTGEVKCANLIYARNKTSVCFSSDFMDDINNKTNIRTDGKFSPVRLEDENLFDYPFSVMTGEGNFKLSQSQQESLKNYLTGGGFVVASAGCSDGSWASSCRKELNGLFPENKMKKLEMDHPIFHSFYDIKRLNSARKDLEGLEIDGKIVLVFSSDGLNDSDNAEDESCCCCGGNEIDNARQININLLIYALTH; this is encoded by the coding sequence ATGATCGAGTACTTACATTTTCACAAAAGACGGTCGACGGTTCTTTTGGCTTTGCTGACCGCGTTAAGCGTCTGCTGCAACGGAGATGCGCTTGCCCAGACGACCACGGGGGAAGTCAAATGTGCGAATCTGATCTATGCTCGCAACAAGACCTCGGTGTGTTTTAGCTCCGACTTCATGGATGACATTAACAACAAGACGAACATTCGCACCGATGGAAAGTTTTCGCCAGTGCGGTTGGAGGACGAAAATCTGTTCGACTATCCCTTCTCGGTCATGACGGGAGAAGGCAATTTCAAGCTAAGCCAGTCACAGCAAGAAAGTCTCAAAAACTATCTGACCGGCGGCGGGTTTGTCGTGGCTTCGGCAGGATGCAGCGACGGCAGTTGGGCGAGCAGTTGCCGCAAGGAACTGAACGGCTTGTTCCCGGAAAACAAGATGAAGAAGCTGGAGATGGACCATCCGATCTTCCACTCCTTCTACGACATCAAGCGTTTGAACTCCGCTCGCAAGGATCTCGAAGGACTCGAAATTGACGGCAAAATCGTACTCGTTTTTTCGTCGGACGGGTTAAACGATTCCGACAATGCCGAGGATGAAAGCTGCTGCTGTTGCGGTGGCAACGAAATCGACAATGCACGGCAGATCAACATCAACCTGTTGATCTATGCACTGACTCATTGA
- a CDS encoding coiled-coil domain-containing protein, which translates to MSETQLHEYLRGTNSVQRFASLTRLLFLGLLGVLVLVAAAIGFDAALSLPTWFRVLVDAGILLAAFAAIIYFARTFLSFRFFGHRTARRIEESLEIDNNAFVNAVDLGDDQAVNVSEQLKAEVVSKGNQLSREYSPFSTVSFAPTVKALVSAGIATIAVTVFYFAAPQMFGRVLPRYLDPFGNHPAYTSLEFIVTVNPTEVEFGQTADVFVDIEGANLPKAANFVRKTEFGEEETPMMNLSEGEFHLQLSELTQRVEFMIKTERGESRSFAIDVLPIPTFEKIWVQYDYPEYTGWESQRRLLTSNGIRALERSKVTLEVESNISLESGQLILSSSDDGSEPHSMAVASGDKNRVTNTFELEDQTQFEMELLAANGTSSSNNSSGKIHVTVDRPPQIRVESPEPHVIAVEGSKVPIKLRVSDDVGLKQLTFYRSINGIGPFAKVLKSQFDETFGNETVEFDLGELGAKAGDLITYYGSISDTYPIDYPGSEEHLILCETGVIQVISLSDYQDLARREYRMDEVMDEIAEFKDRLAELQEQREKILEELEELQNKLESGEELTEEEKQRMAQLEAQLEEFAKKAAALARDLKERAEQAPIYDFEDSLQEQFKELAEQLDQQADDASALSKAMAQAATGSPSAAQSAMKKFKDNDEPFDAESEQDREDMQQDLERLAGAEDLLQQVARLKSIIDQQREIADRMKEFQAKDDLTEEEQRRLKKLAKQQDLLKQELVDTMEEIEKAAEESKDDFPKAAASMLEIVDAIAESGALDDQQSAAESGQDLDGKSAAEAAEEAAKKLEALQCDCNSNSMGTEMAQGDRPLSIPGNSMSKSLDQLAQSMKIPSMKVGKGGRGSTGYRGSISRASLFGPHSETRIRESRRRGRSGDRSKGGSGDKSIVENGFAPEQLTPEARGSESTGPANMQGVPSAYTDHARAYLKRIAEDVNPDNE; encoded by the coding sequence ATGAGCGAAACGCAATTACATGAATATCTCCGCGGCACGAATTCCGTTCAGCGGTTTGCAAGCCTGACTCGATTGCTGTTTCTGGGTCTGCTGGGAGTTCTGGTTCTGGTTGCGGCGGCGATAGGCTTTGATGCCGCATTGTCACTGCCGACCTGGTTTCGCGTTCTGGTAGACGCGGGCATTTTGCTGGCTGCGTTTGCTGCGATCATTTACTTTGCTCGAACGTTTCTGTCATTTCGCTTTTTCGGTCATCGCACCGCAAGACGCATCGAAGAGTCGTTGGAGATCGATAACAACGCTTTCGTCAACGCGGTAGATCTTGGCGACGATCAAGCCGTGAACGTGAGCGAACAATTGAAGGCTGAGGTTGTCAGCAAAGGCAACCAACTCAGCCGCGAGTATTCGCCGTTCTCAACAGTCTCGTTCGCGCCGACAGTAAAAGCACTCGTCAGTGCCGGGATCGCCACAATCGCCGTCACGGTGTTTTACTTTGCAGCACCTCAAATGTTTGGGCGCGTGCTGCCTCGGTATCTCGACCCCTTCGGCAATCACCCAGCCTACACTTCGCTGGAGTTCATCGTTACCGTCAATCCAACGGAAGTTGAGTTTGGCCAAACAGCGGATGTGTTCGTTGACATCGAGGGCGCGAATCTTCCCAAGGCCGCGAACTTTGTACGGAAGACCGAGTTCGGAGAAGAAGAGACTCCCATGATGAATTTATCAGAGGGGGAGTTTCATCTCCAATTGTCAGAACTCACCCAGCGAGTCGAGTTCATGATCAAAACCGAACGTGGTGAGAGCCGTTCGTTTGCGATCGATGTGTTGCCAATTCCGACGTTTGAAAAGATCTGGGTTCAGTATGACTATCCCGAGTACACGGGCTGGGAATCTCAGCGTCGATTGTTAACGTCCAACGGCATTCGCGCTCTGGAGCGTTCAAAAGTTACCCTGGAAGTCGAAAGCAACATTTCGCTTGAGTCGGGACAGCTGATCCTGTCTTCAAGTGACGACGGTAGCGAGCCACACTCCATGGCGGTTGCCAGTGGCGACAAGAATCGGGTAACGAACACTTTCGAACTGGAGGATCAAACACAGTTTGAAATGGAATTGCTCGCAGCAAACGGAACTTCAAGCTCCAACAATAGCAGCGGCAAGATCCATGTTACTGTAGACCGACCACCCCAAATTCGAGTCGAAAGCCCTGAGCCTCATGTGATTGCGGTTGAAGGTTCCAAGGTGCCGATCAAGCTGCGGGTCTCTGACGATGTCGGGCTGAAACAATTGACTTTTTATCGATCGATCAACGGCATCGGGCCGTTTGCAAAAGTTCTCAAGAGCCAGTTCGATGAAACTTTTGGCAACGAGACGGTTGAATTTGACCTCGGAGAACTGGGGGCCAAAGCCGGCGATTTGATTACCTATTACGGTAGCATTTCCGACACCTATCCGATTGACTATCCGGGCAGCGAAGAACATCTCATCCTGTGCGAGACGGGCGTTATCCAGGTGATCTCGTTGAGCGACTATCAGGATTTGGCTCGTCGAGAATATCGGATGGATGAAGTCATGGACGAGATTGCCGAATTCAAGGATCGGTTGGCGGAACTGCAGGAGCAGCGCGAAAAGATTCTGGAGGAGCTTGAAGAACTGCAGAACAAGCTTGAGTCGGGAGAGGAACTGACGGAAGAGGAAAAGCAACGCATGGCACAGCTGGAAGCTCAGCTTGAGGAGTTCGCCAAAAAGGCGGCGGCACTTGCCAGGGATTTGAAAGAGCGTGCTGAGCAGGCGCCGATCTATGACTTCGAAGATTCACTTCAGGAACAGTTCAAGGAGTTGGCGGAACAGTTGGATCAGCAAGCCGATGATGCAAGTGCTTTGTCGAAAGCGATGGCCCAAGCGGCGACGGGATCGCCATCGGCTGCTCAATCCGCAATGAAGAAATTTAAGGACAATGACGAACCGTTTGACGCCGAAAGTGAACAGGACCGCGAAGATATGCAGCAGGACCTCGAACGCCTCGCGGGTGCGGAAGACTTGCTACAACAGGTTGCTCGCTTGAAAAGCATTATTGATCAGCAGCGAGAAATCGCGGACCGAATGAAGGAGTTCCAGGCGAAGGATGATCTTACCGAGGAAGAACAACGACGCCTGAAGAAGTTGGCGAAACAGCAAGATCTGCTGAAGCAGGAACTCGTCGACACGATGGAAGAAATTGAAAAAGCAGCGGAGGAGTCCAAGGATGATTTCCCAAAGGCGGCCGCAAGCATGTTGGAGATTGTTGACGCGATCGCAGAATCTGGTGCTCTTGATGATCAACAATCGGCAGCCGAATCCGGCCAGGATCTGGATGGAAAGTCTGCGGCAGAAGCCGCCGAAGAGGCAGCAAAAAAACTGGAAGCTCTGCAATGCGACTGTAATAGCAATTCAATGGGCACAGAGATGGCTCAAGGCGATCGCCCGCTGTCGATTCCTGGCAACAGCATGTCAAAGTCGCTGGATCAACTTGCTCAGTCGATGAAGATTCCTTCGATGAAGGTTGGTAAAGGCGGACGTGGATCGACAGGCTATCGTGGCTCAATTTCGCGAGCATCACTATTCGGGCCACATTCGGAAACCCGGATTCGTGAATCACGACGACGTGGCCGATCAGGAGATCGCAGCAAAGGTGGCTCTGGCGACAAGTCGATCGTTGAGAACGGATTCGCTCCTGAGCAATTGACGCCGGAAGCACGAGGTTCCGAATCGACTGGGCCAGCAAACATGCAGGGTGTACCGAGTGCCTATACTGATCATGCACGAGCTTATTTGAAACGCATTGCTGAAGACGTAAATCCGGACAACGAATAA